Genomic segment of Planctomycetota bacterium:
TCCGGCGGGCATGGTCGCCGAAAACGATCTTGATGGCCTTGGTTTCGGCGATGTCGCCGAGCGGCGTCCCCGTGCCGTGCGCGTTGATGTGGTCCACCGAGTCGGCCTCGGCCGAGGCGTCCTTGAGCATCTGCTGCATCGCGTAGGCCGCCCCGCGCCCTTCGGGGTCGGGCTGGACGATGTGCGTTCCGTCGCCGCTCATCCCGAAGCCGATCATCTCGGCGTACATTTTGGCGCCGCGTCGTCTGGCGTGCCCGTATTCTTCGAGGACGATGATGCCGGCGCCCTCGGAGAGGACGAAGCCGTCGCGGTCGCGGTCGAAGGGCCGGCTGGCGCGCGCGGGCTCGTCGTTGCGGGTCGAGAGGGCGCGGTTCGCGCAGAATCCCGCGAGGCCCAACGGCGTGAGGGCCGCCTCCGCACCGCCCGTAATCATCACGTCGGCCTCGTCGTTCTGGATGACCCAGAATGCCTGGCCGATGGCGTTGGAGGCGCTGGCGCAGGCGTTGGCGACGCCGGCGTTCGGCCCCTTGACGCCGTAGAGAATCGAGATCTGGCCGGCGGCGGCGTTGATCATGAGTTTCGGGACCATGTAGGGCGAAACCTTCATGGGCCCGCGCTCGACGAGGCGCTTGTGCTGGGCCTCGAACTCCGCCAGGCCTCCGATGCCGCTCCCGACGATGACGCCGACGCGGAACGGGTCCTCGACGCTCGCCAGGTCCAGCCCCGCGTCCTGGACGGCCTGGACGGCGGCGCCGACGGCCATCTGGCTGAAACGGTCCAGATGCTTCGCCTCGTGCTTCGGAAGGTAGGTGTCGGAGGTAAAGTCCTTGACCTCGCCGCCGATGTGAACGGTGTAGCCGGACGTGTCGAAATGTTCAATGCGGCTGATGCCGGAGGAGCCGGCAAGCAGCCGCTTCCAGAACGCTTCCACGTCCGACGCCAGCGACGTGATCAGCCCCAGGCCTGTCACGACGACGCGTCTGGCCATCGGTTACAGGTGCCTCTCCACATAGTCGATCGCCTGGCCGACCGTCTGGATCTTTTCGGCGTCTTCCTGGGGGACGTCGATGTCGAACTCGTCCTCGATCTCCATGACGATTTCGACCGTGTCGAGGGAATCCGCCCCCAGGTCGTTGATGAACGACGTTTCGCGGGCGATTTGCGACTTGTCGGCCCCCAGTTGTTCCGCGACGATCTCGATGATCCGCTGACCGACGTCGCTCACCTTGCCCGAGGCCTTGCTGATCTTCTTCTCGTCCGCCATATGCCTTGCCTCCTCATCGCGTCTGCAGGAAACGTTTGCCCATCACCCTTTCGTCCGCGGCCCCCGGGGGCCCCTTCTCACCGGCCGAGCAGTCTATCGGCAACCGGCCCGGCGTGCAATGCCTTTTATGGCCGGCCCGGCGGGCCCTACATCGCCATCCCGCCGTCCACCGCCAGCACCTGGCCCGTAATGTACCGGGCCTCGTCGCTCGCCAGGAACACCACCGCCGCCGCCACGTCCTGGGCGAGACCCATTTTCCCGAGCGGAATCATCGAAAGCGCCCGCTCCTTCGCCTTCTCCGGCAGGACCTGCGTCATCTTCGTGTCGATGAAACCGGGGGCGACGGCGTTCGCGCACACATTCCGCCCCGCCAGTTCCCTCGCCACCGTCTTGGTGAACCCCACGACGCCCGCCTTCGACGCCGAGTAGTTCGCCTGGCCCGGATTCCCCACCAGACCCGAGACGCTCGCCAGGTTGACGATCCGCCCAGACCGCTGGCGGATC
This window contains:
- the fabF gene encoding beta-ketoacyl-ACP synthase II, which gives rise to MARRVVVTGLGLITSLASDVEAFWKRLLAGSSGISRIEHFDTSGYTVHIGGEVKDFTSDTYLPKHEAKHLDRFSQMAVGAAVQAVQDAGLDLASVEDPFRVGVIVGSGIGGLAEFEAQHKRLVERGPMKVSPYMVPKLMINAAAGQISILYGVKGPNAGVANACASASNAIGQAFWVIQNDEADVMITGGAEAALTPLGLAGFCANRALSTRNDEPARASRPFDRDRDGFVLSEGAGIIVLEEYGHARRRGAKMYAEMIGFGMSGDGTHIVQPDPEGRGAAYAMQQMLKDASAEADSVDHINAHGTGTPLGDIAETKAIKIVFGDHARRIAVSSTKSSLGHLLGASGGVETIATVLALRDQVAPPTINLENPDPACDLDYVPLVPREMPIRRAACNSFGFGGHNACLLLQKV
- the acpP gene encoding acyl carrier protein, whose protein sequence is MSDVGQRIIEIVAEQLGADKSQIARETSFINDLGADSLDTVEIVMEIEDEFDIDVPQEDAEKIQTVGQAIDYVERHL